The stretch of DNA CAGAAAGTCCGCACCCTAGTGAGCGGCATGCTCTCCACCGGCGCCCATTCGATCGTATGGGACGGGAAAGATGGCAACGGAGCGCCTGTTTCATCGGGAGTATTCATCTCACGGCTGAAAATGGGGAATACTGCGGTGTATCACAAGATGTTGATGATTAAATAGTTATTTTTTTTATCAAGTCTTTTGTTTTGACAGGACAAGATTTTACATGATTTTTTAAATTTTCCCTTAATCTTGTTAATCATGTTAATCCTGTCAAAGTTTTTCTCTTTCCTTCTTTTGAATCATTCGCTGGTTTTTGGGGCTGGAACCGGAACAGTGAGAAAAACCATGATTACCCGCAGAAGATTCATAAAGACTCTTGCAGCGGCAGGAACTACCGCGCTTGCAAATCCCATATATGCCCTGAACTCCCGAACTCAGGCCTCGACCGGATATTTCGGAGTGCACCAGTTTATCGAGAGCCATCCCGAGGCGGTGTTCATCATGCGGACCACTGTAGGAGAGAAGATGAACGCCGACGCCAAGAAAAGCGCCGGCCTGGTTTTTGGAAGAAGCGTGTTTGTTCCAAAAGATAATACCGGCGTCCCAATAAACATTTCTATACCGGTAAAACCGAATCTGAAAACCGCCGATCCGAAAGTATACCCCATTGCGGATATTATCGGGCATGTGGCCGATCCTTTCTTTGTGGAAGGTATGTTTGAGGGCATGAAAGAGCTGGGCATCTCCGGCAGCCAGTTCCATATCCGTGAGGTCAACCGTCCGGAAGCCTGGGGCCCTTATTTTTATGTGGACATGGCGAAGCGGGTCGGCGCAGACCTGCGCCTCGATCTTGCGCCGACAGTGAATAATCTTGTCTCCGGGCGGGATTACAACTGGAAGGATATTCCGAACGGCACATTCTGGAAACGCATTCCGTACCTGGAACCTGTCAATACTCCCAACACCTGGATGCTCAATATTTCCAAGTTCAAGGCGCACACCATGGGGCTTACCCTCTGCTGCAAATGCCTGCAAGGGACCGCTGCTCATAACTACCAGCAGTTCTGCGCCGCCTGGAATTCCACCATGAGTATCACCCAGAGCGACCGTCAGCCGGACGCCTACACGGTCATCAAGGCCAACTATGACCGCCACGTGGCCATGGGAATTCCCCGCTGGGACCGTCCCGGACAGAATAACATCAGCGGCCTGGGACAGGAAACCTGGGTGACACGGACTCTCGACAGCCTTTCTGTCACTCTTCCTTCGATCGGGCTGCACGTTATCGAGGGAATATACGGCCGTGACGGCCAGGGCGACGGTGTCAACGGGCCGAATCCGCAGGATCAGGTGCATCAGATCAGCGAATCCGGGGTCACCGCCACCGGTAAAGCCTGGGATTACATGAGTAATATCATTATTTTCGGGAAGGACCCCTTCCGTGTGGATAATATCGGATACTATCTGGGCGGGCACGAGCCGGGAAATTTCGGACTCTTTCACATCGCCATCGAACGCAAGATGTCTACCGCCCTTGACCCACGGGAAATTCCGGTGTACATCTGGGATAACGGCGCCGCGACGCTGACTCCGCTGGAAAAGATTCCCCGTACGCCGCTCCTGTCGTATTACCTCACTCGAAATTATAACGGGCAGACAGAGAAAATCTTTCACCTGGTCAATGAACCGGTCGACTACAGCAAGTTCGAGAAGTCTGTCGGAGTGGAGGAATCCTACCCCGAAACTCCCAAGTCGTTTGTACTCCGTCAGAACCATCCCAATCCGTTCAATCCATTTACCGCCATCGAGTATGATCTGCCGCGGAGCGGGTATGCCCGGCTCGAGGTATACAATTCCAACGGCCAGCTTATGGATGTGCTTGTGGACGGGTATCAGGCGCGGGGAGCGCACATGGCGGTCTGGAACAGCCAAAACCGGGCTTCGGGTACCTATTTCTACCGGTTCCGGTTCGGGGATTTCACAGAGACAAAGAAGATGACCCTTTTGAGATAGATTGGGATATGGAGTTATTTTTTTAGCACTTTTTTTTACAGGATTTACATGATTTACAGGATTCTTTTTTTCCCCTTTATCCCGTTAAAATCTTGTTAATCTTGTTAATCCTGTCAAATTTTTTTATTGTTTTGTATCATACGCCGTTTTACCTGTCGGCGGTAACCAAATCAGCAATGGAGAAGAATTATGATTACCCGAAGAAGATTCATGCAGACCCTTGCCGCGGCGGGAACTACCGCTCTTGCCGCTCCCATACATGCTCTTTCCTCGCGAACGCAGGTCTCGACCGGCTATTTCGGCCTCCACCCGTTCATCGAGAAACACCCGGAAGCAGTGTTCATCATGAAGACCAATGTGGCGACAAAGATGGACGCCGTGGCGAACAAAGCGGTCGGCCTCGCCTTTGGCCGGAGCGTGTTCGTCCCCATGGATTCCAGCGGCATCCCGCTCAATATCTCCATCCCGGTGAAACCCAACCTCAAGACCGGAGACCCAACCAAGTTCAAGCTTGATACCATTTTCAGCCATGTAACAGATCCCTGGTTCGTGGAGGGCGTGTTCGAGGGCATGAAGGAACTGGGCATCGCGGGGAGCCAGTTCCACATGCGCGAGGTGAACCGCCCGAGCGCGTTCGCTCCCCACGGTTATGTGGATATGGCGAAACGGGTTGGCGCAGACCTCCGGCTCGACCTAGAACCGGCTGTATCCAGTCTCATGGAAGGGCGGGATTTCAACTGGATTACCATCCCGAATGGAGTCCATTACAAGCGCATTCCCTACCTGGAGCCCTTCAATACTCCGAACACGTGGCAGATGAACATCTCCAAGTTCAAGGCCCACGGCATGGGGCTCACCCTCTGCTGCAAGAATCTCCAGGGGACGGTCGCCCACAACTACCAGGCGTTCTGCGCGGATTGGAACGCTGCCATGAGCATCACCCAGAGCGACCGGGTGACCGGCGCCTACGATGCCATCAAGAAGAATTTCGAGCGTCACCTCGCGGGAGGTGTGCCGCGCTGGGACAAGCCGAGCGGCAACAGTTTCAACGGTGGTCTCGGCATGGAGACCTGGGTGACCCGCACGCTCGATAACCTCTCTGTAAACAAGTGCGGCATCCACATCATCGAGGGCATCTACGGCCGCGACGGCCAGGGGAATTCGGATTAC from Candidatus Latescibacter sp. encodes:
- a CDS encoding T9SS type A sorting domain-containing protein; the encoded protein is MITRRRFIKTLAAAGTTALANPIYALNSRTQASTGYFGVHQFIESHPEAVFIMRTTVGEKMNADAKKSAGLVFGRSVFVPKDNTGVPINISIPVKPNLKTADPKVYPIADIIGHVADPFFVEGMFEGMKELGISGSQFHIREVNRPEAWGPYFYVDMAKRVGADLRLDLAPTVNNLVSGRDYNWKDIPNGTFWKRIPYLEPVNTPNTWMLNISKFKAHTMGLTLCCKCLQGTAAHNYQQFCAAWNSTMSITQSDRQPDAYTVIKANYDRHVAMGIPRWDRPGQNNISGLGQETWVTRTLDSLSVTLPSIGLHVIEGIYGRDGQGDGVNGPNPQDQVHQISESGVTATGKAWDYMSNIIIFGKDPFRVDNIGYYLGGHEPGNFGLFHIAIERKMSTALDPREIPVYIWDNGAATLTPLEKIPRTPLLSYYLTRNYNGQTEKIFHLVNEPVDYSKFEKSVGVEESYPETPKSFVLRQNHPNPFNPFTAIEYDLPRSGYARLEVYNSNGQLMDVLVDGYQARGAHMAVWNSQNRASGTYFYRFRFGDFTETKKMTLLR
- a CDS encoding DUF362 domain-containing protein, whose translation is MITRRRFMQTLAAAGTTALAAPIHALSSRTQVSTGYFGLHPFIEKHPEAVFIMKTNVATKMDAVANKAVGLAFGRSVFVPMDSSGIPLNISIPVKPNLKTGDPTKFKLDTIFSHVTDPWFVEGVFEGMKELGIAGSQFHMREVNRPSAFAPHGYVDMAKRVGADLRLDLEPAVSSLMEGRDFNWITIPNGVHYKRIPYLEPFNTPNTWQMNISKFKAHGMGLTLCCKNLQGTVAHNYQAFCADWNAAMSITQSDRVTGAYDAIKKNFERHLAGGVPRWDKPSGNSFNGGLGMETWVTRTLDNLSVNKCGIHIIEGIYGRDGQGNSDYGPNPQDQNHNFDSVGVSTTGKAWDWMSNVIIFGKDVFRTDIIGKWIGGHEAGNFGLFHCAIDRGMSNALDPRRIPVYLWDNGTATLTPIEQIKQTPLLTYYLSRNYNGQTEKIYHLTNEPVDYVKFQGPVGVNDTDAVPRSFMLHQNHPNPFNPYTAIEYDLPKNGYARLEVYNSSGQLVDVLVDGYQARGAHMAVWNSYNRASGTYFYRFRFGDFTETKKMTLLR